A region from the Rosa rugosa chromosome 6, drRosRugo1.1, whole genome shotgun sequence genome encodes:
- the LOC133714535 gene encoding two-component response regulator-like PRR95 isoform X2: MVGEMEAVKIERKEEEEEGGGSSTEVVTWGNYLPTTVLRVLLVEADDSTRQIITALLRKCNYRVVSVSDGLRAWETIKVKHNKIDLILTEAELPSISGFALLTLVMEHDICKHIPVIMMSSQDSVNMVLKCMQKGAADYLIKPVRRNELRNLWQHVWRRHTLASGQAPQNLTVSQQKVEATSENNAASNHSNDYAACTHKTKGFSQKASDAQNSCTTPSLEAESACIQNMQDISQLKYGSASNLSNTDIEMLEDCDRLDNESVVHESETKGTFGSDIVPLDEALNSVASRLREENVSAKTMVQDEGIQAEICEEKAKTASGTRSFQYEVEPSVGVRDLLCTFDNWPNCNVGSSNRKDDGMKHFGLELSLRSSDGSHKELTEERPALKHSDASAFSRYNNSKGLQPLFPTFPSTKSEDASNSHNRQDNMVNFVDGQTEQADSSIQGPQLGVFPVTSVRSDNMCAGYSHYFPSLFLGQSDLTPVFSIKSVGQSTQSTFHSEQGYDESDKTTGKSIDQTLHEQNKLENVEHLKPGSPAASQSGCSSLGNCTVDNHISGSAYGSICSGNDGKASLAVAGEMATASESLNDSGRYVREGSGVDSLRSSQREAALTKFRLKRKDRCFEKKVRYQSRKILAEKRPRVKGQFVHRAHTDPPTANAVGS, from the exons ATGGTGGGTGAAATGGAGGCGGTAAAAATtgagaggaaggaggaggaagaagagggtgGTGGTAGCTCTACAGAGGTGGTGACGTGGGGGAACTATCTTCCCACCACTGTGCTTAGGGTTCTATTGGTTGAAGCTGATGACTCTACTCGTCAGATTATCACTGCTCTTCTTCGGAAATGCAATTACAGAG TTGTTTCGGTTTCTGATGGATTGAGGGCGTGGGAGACGATAAAGGTGAAGCATAATAAGATAGACCTTATTCTGACTGAGGCAGAGTTGCCATCGATATCTGGATTTGCGCTTCTTACTTTGGTGATGGAGCATGATATTTGCAAGCACATACCTGTTATAA TGATGTCGTCTCAAGACTCTGTGAATATGGTTTTGAAGTGCATGCAAAAAGGGGCCGCCGACTATCTGATTAAGCCGGTCAGGAGGAATGAGCTGAGGAACCTTTGGCAACATGTGTGGAGAAGGCACACT CTTGCTAGTGGACAAGCTCCTCAGAACTTAACAGTTTCACAACAAAAAGTTGAAGCCACTTCGGAAAATAATGCAGCAAGTAATCATTCAAATGACTATGCAGCTTGTACGCACAAAACTAAGGGATTCAGTCAGAAAGCAAGTGATGCCCAA AACTCCTGTACAACTCCTTCCTTGGAAGCTGAAAGTGCATGCATTCAAAATATGCAGGATATATCGCAGCTAAAGTATGGCAGTGCTTCTAATTTGAGCAATACAGATATTGAAATGCTTGAAGATTGTGATAGATTGGACAATGAATCTGTTGTGCATGAGAGTGAAACTAAAG GTACATTTGGGTCAGATATTGTACCTTTGGATGAAGCACTTAACTCAGTTGCCTCAAGACTCAGAGAGGAAAATGTTTCTGCTAAAACAATGGTTCAAGATGAAGGTATCCAAGCAGAAATTTGTGAAGAAAAAGCTAAAACTGCTAGTGGAACTCGCAGCTTCCAATATGAGGTTGAACCCTCAGTTGGGGTCAGGGACTTGCTTTGCACCTTTGACAATTGGCCCAACTGCAACGTTGGAAGTTCTAACAGAAAAGATGATGGTATGAAGCACTTTGGATTGGAACTGTCTTTAAGAAGTTCGGATGGTTCACACAAGGAATTGACTGAGGAGAGGCCTGCACTGAAACATTCTGATGCCTCTGCCTTTTCACG GTATAATAATAGCAAGGGACTGCAACCCCTTTTCCCGACATTTCCCAGTACAAAATCGGAGGATGCAAGCAATTCACATAATAGACAGGACAATATGGTAAACTTTGTTGATGGTCAAACTGAGCAAGCTGATTCATCCATCCAAGGCCCTCAACTTGGGGTGTTTCCTGTCACTAGTGTAAGGTCTGATAATATGTGTGCTGGATACAGTCATTATTTCCCATCCTTGTTTCTTGGACAATCCGATTTGACCCCTGTGTTCAGTATCAAATCAGTTGGCCAGAGCACACAATCCACCTTTCACTCAGAACAAGGTTATGACGAGTCTGATAAAACTACTGGTAAATCTATTGACCAAACCCTGCATGAGCAGAACAAACTGGAGAATGTGGAGCATTTGAAACCTGGTTCTCCTGCGGCTTCTCAGAGTGGTTGTAGTAGTTTGGGCAATTGTACTGTTGATAATCATATTAGTGGCAGCGCATATGGAAGCATTTGCAGTGGCAATGATGGAAAGGCCAGTTTGGCTGTAGCAGGTGAGATGGCCACAGCTTCTGAGAGTTTGAATGACAGTGGTCGCTATGTTCGTGAGGGATCTGGAGTGGATTCTCTTCGTTCCAGCCAAAGGGAAGCAGCTCTGACCAAGTTCCGACTGAAGCGGAAAGATAGATGCTTTGAGAAGAAG GTTAGATACCAAAGCCGGAAAATACTGGCAGAGAAGCGGCCAAGAGTGAAAGGTCAATTTGTGCATAGAGCTCATACTGATCCTCCAACTGCCAATGCTGTTGGTTCATGA
- the LOC133714535 gene encoding two-component response regulator-like APRR5 isoform X5, with product MVGEMEAVKIERKEEEEEGGGSSTEVVTWGNYLPTTVLRVLLVEADDSTRQIITALLRKCNYRVVSVSDGLRAWETIKVKHNKIDLILTEAELPSISGFALLTLVMEHDICKHIPVIMMSSQDSVNMVLKCMQKGAADYLIKPVRRNELRNLWQHVWRRHTLASGQAPQNLTVSQQKVEATSENNAASNHSNDYAACTHKTKGFSQKASDAQDISQLKYGSASNLSNTDIEMLEDCDRLDNESVVHESETKGTFGSDIVPLDEALNSVASRLREENVSAKTMVQDEGIQAEICEEKAKTASGTRSFQYEVEPSVGVRDLLCTFDNWPNCNVGSSNRKDDGMKHFGLELSLRSSDGSHKELTEERPALKHSDASAFSRYNNSKGLQPLFPTFPSTKSEDASNSHNRQDNMVNFVDGQTEQADSSIQGPQLGVFPVTSVRSDNMCAGYSHYFPSLFLGQSDLTPVFSIKSVGQSTQSTFHSEQGYDESDKTTGKSIDQTLHEQNKLENVEHLKPGSPAASQSGCSSLGNCTVDNHISGSAYGSICSGNDGKASLAVAGEMATASESLNDSGRYVREGSGVDSLRSSQREAALTKFRLKRKDRCFEKKVRYQSRKILAEKRPRVKGQFVHRAHTDPPTANAVGS from the exons ATGGTGGGTGAAATGGAGGCGGTAAAAATtgagaggaaggaggaggaagaagagggtgGTGGTAGCTCTACAGAGGTGGTGACGTGGGGGAACTATCTTCCCACCACTGTGCTTAGGGTTCTATTGGTTGAAGCTGATGACTCTACTCGTCAGATTATCACTGCTCTTCTTCGGAAATGCAATTACAGAG TTGTTTCGGTTTCTGATGGATTGAGGGCGTGGGAGACGATAAAGGTGAAGCATAATAAGATAGACCTTATTCTGACTGAGGCAGAGTTGCCATCGATATCTGGATTTGCGCTTCTTACTTTGGTGATGGAGCATGATATTTGCAAGCACATACCTGTTATAA TGATGTCGTCTCAAGACTCTGTGAATATGGTTTTGAAGTGCATGCAAAAAGGGGCCGCCGACTATCTGATTAAGCCGGTCAGGAGGAATGAGCTGAGGAACCTTTGGCAACATGTGTGGAGAAGGCACACT CTTGCTAGTGGACAAGCTCCTCAGAACTTAACAGTTTCACAACAAAAAGTTGAAGCCACTTCGGAAAATAATGCAGCAAGTAATCATTCAAATGACTATGCAGCTTGTACGCACAAAACTAAGGGATTCAGTCAGAAAGCAAGTGATGCCCAA GATATATCGCAGCTAAAGTATGGCAGTGCTTCTAATTTGAGCAATACAGATATTGAAATGCTTGAAGATTGTGATAGATTGGACAATGAATCTGTTGTGCATGAGAGTGAAACTAAAG GTACATTTGGGTCAGATATTGTACCTTTGGATGAAGCACTTAACTCAGTTGCCTCAAGACTCAGAGAGGAAAATGTTTCTGCTAAAACAATGGTTCAAGATGAAGGTATCCAAGCAGAAATTTGTGAAGAAAAAGCTAAAACTGCTAGTGGAACTCGCAGCTTCCAATATGAGGTTGAACCCTCAGTTGGGGTCAGGGACTTGCTTTGCACCTTTGACAATTGGCCCAACTGCAACGTTGGAAGTTCTAACAGAAAAGATGATGGTATGAAGCACTTTGGATTGGAACTGTCTTTAAGAAGTTCGGATGGTTCACACAAGGAATTGACTGAGGAGAGGCCTGCACTGAAACATTCTGATGCCTCTGCCTTTTCACG GTATAATAATAGCAAGGGACTGCAACCCCTTTTCCCGACATTTCCCAGTACAAAATCGGAGGATGCAAGCAATTCACATAATAGACAGGACAATATGGTAAACTTTGTTGATGGTCAAACTGAGCAAGCTGATTCATCCATCCAAGGCCCTCAACTTGGGGTGTTTCCTGTCACTAGTGTAAGGTCTGATAATATGTGTGCTGGATACAGTCATTATTTCCCATCCTTGTTTCTTGGACAATCCGATTTGACCCCTGTGTTCAGTATCAAATCAGTTGGCCAGAGCACACAATCCACCTTTCACTCAGAACAAGGTTATGACGAGTCTGATAAAACTACTGGTAAATCTATTGACCAAACCCTGCATGAGCAGAACAAACTGGAGAATGTGGAGCATTTGAAACCTGGTTCTCCTGCGGCTTCTCAGAGTGGTTGTAGTAGTTTGGGCAATTGTACTGTTGATAATCATATTAGTGGCAGCGCATATGGAAGCATTTGCAGTGGCAATGATGGAAAGGCCAGTTTGGCTGTAGCAGGTGAGATGGCCACAGCTTCTGAGAGTTTGAATGACAGTGGTCGCTATGTTCGTGAGGGATCTGGAGTGGATTCTCTTCGTTCCAGCCAAAGGGAAGCAGCTCTGACCAAGTTCCGACTGAAGCGGAAAGATAGATGCTTTGAGAAGAAG GTTAGATACCAAAGCCGGAAAATACTGGCAGAGAAGCGGCCAAGAGTGAAAGGTCAATTTGTGCATAGAGCTCATACTGATCCTCCAACTGCCAATGCTGTTGGTTCATGA
- the LOC133714535 gene encoding two-component response regulator-like APRR5 isoform X4 — protein MVGEMEAVKIERKEEEEEGGGSSTEVVTWGNYLPTTVLRVLLVEADDSTRQIITALLRKCNYRVVSVSDGLRAWETIKVKHNKIDLILTEAELPSISGFALLTLVMEHDICKHIPVIMMSSQDSVNMVLKCMQKGAADYLIKPVRRNELRNLWQHVWRRHTLASGQAPQNLTVSQQKVEATSENNAASNHSNDYAACTHKTKGFSQKASDAQDISQLKYGSASNLSNTDIEMLEDCDRLDNESVVHESETKENSGTFGSDIVPLDEALNSVASRLREENVSAKTMVQDEGIQAEICEEKAKTASGTRSFQYEVEPSVGVRDLLCTFDNWPNCNVGSSNRKDDGMKHFGLELSLRSSDGSHKELTEERPALKHSDASAFSRYNNSKGLQPLFPTFPSTKSEDASNSHNRQDNMVNFVDGQTEQADSSIQGPQLGVFPVTSVRSDNMCAGYSHYFPSLFLGQSDLTPVFSIKSVGQSTQSTFHSEQGYDESDKTTGKSIDQTLHEQNKLENVEHLKPGSPAASQSGCSSLGNCTVDNHISGSAYGSICSGNDGKASLAVAGEMATASESLNDSGRYVREGSGVDSLRSSQREAALTKFRLKRKDRCFEKKVRYQSRKILAEKRPRVKGQFVHRAHTDPPTANAVGS, from the exons ATGGTGGGTGAAATGGAGGCGGTAAAAATtgagaggaaggaggaggaagaagagggtgGTGGTAGCTCTACAGAGGTGGTGACGTGGGGGAACTATCTTCCCACCACTGTGCTTAGGGTTCTATTGGTTGAAGCTGATGACTCTACTCGTCAGATTATCACTGCTCTTCTTCGGAAATGCAATTACAGAG TTGTTTCGGTTTCTGATGGATTGAGGGCGTGGGAGACGATAAAGGTGAAGCATAATAAGATAGACCTTATTCTGACTGAGGCAGAGTTGCCATCGATATCTGGATTTGCGCTTCTTACTTTGGTGATGGAGCATGATATTTGCAAGCACATACCTGTTATAA TGATGTCGTCTCAAGACTCTGTGAATATGGTTTTGAAGTGCATGCAAAAAGGGGCCGCCGACTATCTGATTAAGCCGGTCAGGAGGAATGAGCTGAGGAACCTTTGGCAACATGTGTGGAGAAGGCACACT CTTGCTAGTGGACAAGCTCCTCAGAACTTAACAGTTTCACAACAAAAAGTTGAAGCCACTTCGGAAAATAATGCAGCAAGTAATCATTCAAATGACTATGCAGCTTGTACGCACAAAACTAAGGGATTCAGTCAGAAAGCAAGTGATGCCCAA GATATATCGCAGCTAAAGTATGGCAGTGCTTCTAATTTGAGCAATACAGATATTGAAATGCTTGAAGATTGTGATAGATTGGACAATGAATCTGTTGTGCATGAGAGTGAAACTAAAG AGAATTCAGGTACATTTGGGTCAGATATTGTACCTTTGGATGAAGCACTTAACTCAGTTGCCTCAAGACTCAGAGAGGAAAATGTTTCTGCTAAAACAATGGTTCAAGATGAAGGTATCCAAGCAGAAATTTGTGAAGAAAAAGCTAAAACTGCTAGTGGAACTCGCAGCTTCCAATATGAGGTTGAACCCTCAGTTGGGGTCAGGGACTTGCTTTGCACCTTTGACAATTGGCCCAACTGCAACGTTGGAAGTTCTAACAGAAAAGATGATGGTATGAAGCACTTTGGATTGGAACTGTCTTTAAGAAGTTCGGATGGTTCACACAAGGAATTGACTGAGGAGAGGCCTGCACTGAAACATTCTGATGCCTCTGCCTTTTCACG GTATAATAATAGCAAGGGACTGCAACCCCTTTTCCCGACATTTCCCAGTACAAAATCGGAGGATGCAAGCAATTCACATAATAGACAGGACAATATGGTAAACTTTGTTGATGGTCAAACTGAGCAAGCTGATTCATCCATCCAAGGCCCTCAACTTGGGGTGTTTCCTGTCACTAGTGTAAGGTCTGATAATATGTGTGCTGGATACAGTCATTATTTCCCATCCTTGTTTCTTGGACAATCCGATTTGACCCCTGTGTTCAGTATCAAATCAGTTGGCCAGAGCACACAATCCACCTTTCACTCAGAACAAGGTTATGACGAGTCTGATAAAACTACTGGTAAATCTATTGACCAAACCCTGCATGAGCAGAACAAACTGGAGAATGTGGAGCATTTGAAACCTGGTTCTCCTGCGGCTTCTCAGAGTGGTTGTAGTAGTTTGGGCAATTGTACTGTTGATAATCATATTAGTGGCAGCGCATATGGAAGCATTTGCAGTGGCAATGATGGAAAGGCCAGTTTGGCTGTAGCAGGTGAGATGGCCACAGCTTCTGAGAGTTTGAATGACAGTGGTCGCTATGTTCGTGAGGGATCTGGAGTGGATTCTCTTCGTTCCAGCCAAAGGGAAGCAGCTCTGACCAAGTTCCGACTGAAGCGGAAAGATAGATGCTTTGAGAAGAAG GTTAGATACCAAAGCCGGAAAATACTGGCAGAGAAGCGGCCAAGAGTGAAAGGTCAATTTGTGCATAGAGCTCATACTGATCCTCCAACTGCCAATGCTGTTGGTTCATGA
- the LOC133714535 gene encoding two-component response regulator-like PRR95 isoform X1 yields MVGEMEAVKIERKEEEEEGGGSSTEVVTWGNYLPTTVLRVLLVEADDSTRQIITALLRKCNYRVVSVSDGLRAWETIKVKHNKIDLILTEAELPSISGFALLTLVMEHDICKHIPVIMMSSQDSVNMVLKCMQKGAADYLIKPVRRNELRNLWQHVWRRHTLASGQAPQNLTVSQQKVEATSENNAASNHSNDYAACTHKTKGFSQKASDAQNSCTTPSLEAESACIQNMQDISQLKYGSASNLSNTDIEMLEDCDRLDNESVVHESETKENSGTFGSDIVPLDEALNSVASRLREENVSAKTMVQDEGIQAEICEEKAKTASGTRSFQYEVEPSVGVRDLLCTFDNWPNCNVGSSNRKDDGMKHFGLELSLRSSDGSHKELTEERPALKHSDASAFSRYNNSKGLQPLFPTFPSTKSEDASNSHNRQDNMVNFVDGQTEQADSSIQGPQLGVFPVTSVRSDNMCAGYSHYFPSLFLGQSDLTPVFSIKSVGQSTQSTFHSEQGYDESDKTTGKSIDQTLHEQNKLENVEHLKPGSPAASQSGCSSLGNCTVDNHISGSAYGSICSGNDGKASLAVAGEMATASESLNDSGRYVREGSGVDSLRSSQREAALTKFRLKRKDRCFEKKVRYQSRKILAEKRPRVKGQFVHRAHTDPPTANAVGS; encoded by the exons ATGGTGGGTGAAATGGAGGCGGTAAAAATtgagaggaaggaggaggaagaagagggtgGTGGTAGCTCTACAGAGGTGGTGACGTGGGGGAACTATCTTCCCACCACTGTGCTTAGGGTTCTATTGGTTGAAGCTGATGACTCTACTCGTCAGATTATCACTGCTCTTCTTCGGAAATGCAATTACAGAG TTGTTTCGGTTTCTGATGGATTGAGGGCGTGGGAGACGATAAAGGTGAAGCATAATAAGATAGACCTTATTCTGACTGAGGCAGAGTTGCCATCGATATCTGGATTTGCGCTTCTTACTTTGGTGATGGAGCATGATATTTGCAAGCACATACCTGTTATAA TGATGTCGTCTCAAGACTCTGTGAATATGGTTTTGAAGTGCATGCAAAAAGGGGCCGCCGACTATCTGATTAAGCCGGTCAGGAGGAATGAGCTGAGGAACCTTTGGCAACATGTGTGGAGAAGGCACACT CTTGCTAGTGGACAAGCTCCTCAGAACTTAACAGTTTCACAACAAAAAGTTGAAGCCACTTCGGAAAATAATGCAGCAAGTAATCATTCAAATGACTATGCAGCTTGTACGCACAAAACTAAGGGATTCAGTCAGAAAGCAAGTGATGCCCAA AACTCCTGTACAACTCCTTCCTTGGAAGCTGAAAGTGCATGCATTCAAAATATGCAGGATATATCGCAGCTAAAGTATGGCAGTGCTTCTAATTTGAGCAATACAGATATTGAAATGCTTGAAGATTGTGATAGATTGGACAATGAATCTGTTGTGCATGAGAGTGAAACTAAAG AGAATTCAGGTACATTTGGGTCAGATATTGTACCTTTGGATGAAGCACTTAACTCAGTTGCCTCAAGACTCAGAGAGGAAAATGTTTCTGCTAAAACAATGGTTCAAGATGAAGGTATCCAAGCAGAAATTTGTGAAGAAAAAGCTAAAACTGCTAGTGGAACTCGCAGCTTCCAATATGAGGTTGAACCCTCAGTTGGGGTCAGGGACTTGCTTTGCACCTTTGACAATTGGCCCAACTGCAACGTTGGAAGTTCTAACAGAAAAGATGATGGTATGAAGCACTTTGGATTGGAACTGTCTTTAAGAAGTTCGGATGGTTCACACAAGGAATTGACTGAGGAGAGGCCTGCACTGAAACATTCTGATGCCTCTGCCTTTTCACG GTATAATAATAGCAAGGGACTGCAACCCCTTTTCCCGACATTTCCCAGTACAAAATCGGAGGATGCAAGCAATTCACATAATAGACAGGACAATATGGTAAACTTTGTTGATGGTCAAACTGAGCAAGCTGATTCATCCATCCAAGGCCCTCAACTTGGGGTGTTTCCTGTCACTAGTGTAAGGTCTGATAATATGTGTGCTGGATACAGTCATTATTTCCCATCCTTGTTTCTTGGACAATCCGATTTGACCCCTGTGTTCAGTATCAAATCAGTTGGCCAGAGCACACAATCCACCTTTCACTCAGAACAAGGTTATGACGAGTCTGATAAAACTACTGGTAAATCTATTGACCAAACCCTGCATGAGCAGAACAAACTGGAGAATGTGGAGCATTTGAAACCTGGTTCTCCTGCGGCTTCTCAGAGTGGTTGTAGTAGTTTGGGCAATTGTACTGTTGATAATCATATTAGTGGCAGCGCATATGGAAGCATTTGCAGTGGCAATGATGGAAAGGCCAGTTTGGCTGTAGCAGGTGAGATGGCCACAGCTTCTGAGAGTTTGAATGACAGTGGTCGCTATGTTCGTGAGGGATCTGGAGTGGATTCTCTTCGTTCCAGCCAAAGGGAAGCAGCTCTGACCAAGTTCCGACTGAAGCGGAAAGATAGATGCTTTGAGAAGAAG GTTAGATACCAAAGCCGGAAAATACTGGCAGAGAAGCGGCCAAGAGTGAAAGGTCAATTTGTGCATAGAGCTCATACTGATCCTCCAACTGCCAATGCTGTTGGTTCATGA
- the LOC133714535 gene encoding two-component response regulator-like PRR95 isoform X3 — MEAVKIERKEEEEEGGGSSTEVVTWGNYLPTTVLRVLLVEADDSTRQIITALLRKCNYRVVSVSDGLRAWETIKVKHNKIDLILTEAELPSISGFALLTLVMEHDICKHIPVIMMSSQDSVNMVLKCMQKGAADYLIKPVRRNELRNLWQHVWRRHTLASGQAPQNLTVSQQKVEATSENNAASNHSNDYAACTHKTKGFSQKASDAQNSCTTPSLEAESACIQNMQDISQLKYGSASNLSNTDIEMLEDCDRLDNESVVHESETKENSGTFGSDIVPLDEALNSVASRLREENVSAKTMVQDEGIQAEICEEKAKTASGTRSFQYEVEPSVGVRDLLCTFDNWPNCNVGSSNRKDDGMKHFGLELSLRSSDGSHKELTEERPALKHSDASAFSRYNNSKGLQPLFPTFPSTKSEDASNSHNRQDNMVNFVDGQTEQADSSIQGPQLGVFPVTSVRSDNMCAGYSHYFPSLFLGQSDLTPVFSIKSVGQSTQSTFHSEQGYDESDKTTGKSIDQTLHEQNKLENVEHLKPGSPAASQSGCSSLGNCTVDNHISGSAYGSICSGNDGKASLAVAGEMATASESLNDSGRYVREGSGVDSLRSSQREAALTKFRLKRKDRCFEKKVRYQSRKILAEKRPRVKGQFVHRAHTDPPTANAVGS; from the exons ATGGAGGCGGTAAAAATtgagaggaaggaggaggaagaagagggtgGTGGTAGCTCTACAGAGGTGGTGACGTGGGGGAACTATCTTCCCACCACTGTGCTTAGGGTTCTATTGGTTGAAGCTGATGACTCTACTCGTCAGATTATCACTGCTCTTCTTCGGAAATGCAATTACAGAG TTGTTTCGGTTTCTGATGGATTGAGGGCGTGGGAGACGATAAAGGTGAAGCATAATAAGATAGACCTTATTCTGACTGAGGCAGAGTTGCCATCGATATCTGGATTTGCGCTTCTTACTTTGGTGATGGAGCATGATATTTGCAAGCACATACCTGTTATAA TGATGTCGTCTCAAGACTCTGTGAATATGGTTTTGAAGTGCATGCAAAAAGGGGCCGCCGACTATCTGATTAAGCCGGTCAGGAGGAATGAGCTGAGGAACCTTTGGCAACATGTGTGGAGAAGGCACACT CTTGCTAGTGGACAAGCTCCTCAGAACTTAACAGTTTCACAACAAAAAGTTGAAGCCACTTCGGAAAATAATGCAGCAAGTAATCATTCAAATGACTATGCAGCTTGTACGCACAAAACTAAGGGATTCAGTCAGAAAGCAAGTGATGCCCAA AACTCCTGTACAACTCCTTCCTTGGAAGCTGAAAGTGCATGCATTCAAAATATGCAGGATATATCGCAGCTAAAGTATGGCAGTGCTTCTAATTTGAGCAATACAGATATTGAAATGCTTGAAGATTGTGATAGATTGGACAATGAATCTGTTGTGCATGAGAGTGAAACTAAAG AGAATTCAGGTACATTTGGGTCAGATATTGTACCTTTGGATGAAGCACTTAACTCAGTTGCCTCAAGACTCAGAGAGGAAAATGTTTCTGCTAAAACAATGGTTCAAGATGAAGGTATCCAAGCAGAAATTTGTGAAGAAAAAGCTAAAACTGCTAGTGGAACTCGCAGCTTCCAATATGAGGTTGAACCCTCAGTTGGGGTCAGGGACTTGCTTTGCACCTTTGACAATTGGCCCAACTGCAACGTTGGAAGTTCTAACAGAAAAGATGATGGTATGAAGCACTTTGGATTGGAACTGTCTTTAAGAAGTTCGGATGGTTCACACAAGGAATTGACTGAGGAGAGGCCTGCACTGAAACATTCTGATGCCTCTGCCTTTTCACG GTATAATAATAGCAAGGGACTGCAACCCCTTTTCCCGACATTTCCCAGTACAAAATCGGAGGATGCAAGCAATTCACATAATAGACAGGACAATATGGTAAACTTTGTTGATGGTCAAACTGAGCAAGCTGATTCATCCATCCAAGGCCCTCAACTTGGGGTGTTTCCTGTCACTAGTGTAAGGTCTGATAATATGTGTGCTGGATACAGTCATTATTTCCCATCCTTGTTTCTTGGACAATCCGATTTGACCCCTGTGTTCAGTATCAAATCAGTTGGCCAGAGCACACAATCCACCTTTCACTCAGAACAAGGTTATGACGAGTCTGATAAAACTACTGGTAAATCTATTGACCAAACCCTGCATGAGCAGAACAAACTGGAGAATGTGGAGCATTTGAAACCTGGTTCTCCTGCGGCTTCTCAGAGTGGTTGTAGTAGTTTGGGCAATTGTACTGTTGATAATCATATTAGTGGCAGCGCATATGGAAGCATTTGCAGTGGCAATGATGGAAAGGCCAGTTTGGCTGTAGCAGGTGAGATGGCCACAGCTTCTGAGAGTTTGAATGACAGTGGTCGCTATGTTCGTGAGGGATCTGGAGTGGATTCTCTTCGTTCCAGCCAAAGGGAAGCAGCTCTGACCAAGTTCCGACTGAAGCGGAAAGATAGATGCTTTGAGAAGAAG GTTAGATACCAAAGCCGGAAAATACTGGCAGAGAAGCGGCCAAGAGTGAAAGGTCAATTTGTGCATAGAGCTCATACTGATCCTCCAACTGCCAATGCTGTTGGTTCATGA
- the LOC133715559 gene encoding NDR1/HIN1-like protein 1 yields MAEEQNHHLPPESPQEQNLHPPPESPPPPQQKPQNNHYQNHFPPPEMIPDRNIKECNMHHQTSEPYRALCTCLTILLLILGATTLALWLVYRPHKPQFTVAAVAIYSLNATSPPSQISTTMQFTIVTCNPNRRVSIRYDRLQAFVAYRNQAITQQVMLPPLAHGRHSSVAVSPVLGGVAVPVSGEVLNGLAIDEAYGVVKLRVVVVGRLRWKVMGLGIRTGHYRIYVKCDVLVGLKKGFVGQVPLLGSPNCKVDI; encoded by the coding sequence ATGGCAGAAGAGCAAAACCACCACCTTCCTCCAGAGTCACCACAAGAGCAAAACCTCCACCCTCCTCCAgagtcaccaccaccaccacaacaaaaaccacaaaacaaccaCTACCAGAACCACTTTCCACCACCCGAAATGATTCCGGACCGAAATATAAAAGAATGTAACATGCATCACCAAACCAGTGAACCCTACAGAGCTCTCTGCACCTGCCTCAccatcctcctcctcatcctcgGCGCCACCACCCTTGCGCTCTGGCTCGTTTACCGCCCCCACAAGCCGCAGTTCACTGTCGCCGCGGTCGCCATCTACTCCCTCAACGCCACCTCCCCTCCCTCCCAAATCTCCACCACCATGCAGTTCACCATCGTCACCTGCAACCCCAACCGGAGGGTCTCCATCCGCTACGACCGTCTCCAGGCCTTTGTGGCCTATCGCAACCAAGCCATTACCCAGCAGGTGATGCTCCCCCCGCTGGCGCACGGGCGCCATAGTAGCGTGGCTGTGTCGCCCGTGCTTGGGGGAGTGGCGGTGCCGGTGTCGGGGGAGGTGTTGAACGGGCTAGCGATTGACGAGGCGTACGGGGTGGTGAAACtgagggtggtggtggtggggaggCTGAGGTGGAAGGTGATGGGGTTGGGGATAAGGACCGGGCATTATAGGATCTATGTCAAGTGTGATGTGCTGGTTGGGTTGAAGAAAGGGTTCGTGGGTCAAGTTCCATTGCTGGGTTCTCCTAATTGTAAAGTTGATATATGA